A single region of the Elizabethkingia sp. JS20170427COW genome encodes:
- a CDS encoding DUF4292 domain-containing protein gives MKKFILYTVLTLGLASCSSRKVIPTEKPTPTTNINTNKEFFSKIQQAPNFDVLKINSKINVENGKLIPQLTATFYIENQKKIWANITALFGLTGARGIATPQGVKAYEKINKTYIDSDFSYFNKLLGINFINFQALENLIIGKTFIPVDDQLFSFSQNENGFTLDSKQAIATTVNGKKYEYNAHLQYDSQLNLQKVVVKNDKQSQELTLEYTNWETFGQQKFPRNVKIIIKKQKTDQIIIENTNFDFSRMDTPYSVPSNYTKTEIK, from the coding sequence ATGAAAAAGTTCATTCTCTATACTGTACTAACTCTAGGACTAGCTTCTTGTAGTTCTAGAAAAGTAATCCCTACAGAAAAGCCTACTCCTACTACAAACATCAATACCAATAAGGAGTTTTTCAGTAAAATACAGCAAGCTCCTAATTTCGATGTTTTAAAAATCAATAGTAAAATTAATGTTGAAAACGGAAAATTAATTCCACAACTTACCGCAACTTTCTATATTGAAAATCAAAAGAAAATTTGGGCAAATATCACAGCTTTATTTGGGCTTACAGGAGCTAGAGGAATCGCTACTCCACAAGGAGTTAAAGCTTATGAGAAGATTAACAAGACCTATATCGACTCGGATTTTAGCTACTTCAATAAATTACTAGGAATTAACTTCATCAACTTTCAGGCTCTGGAAAACCTTATCATCGGGAAAACATTTATCCCTGTGGATGATCAGCTCTTCAGCTTTTCTCAAAACGAAAATGGATTCACTCTAGACAGTAAGCAAGCAATAGCAACCACTGTAAATGGTAAAAAATATGAATATAATGCCCATTTGCAATATGACTCTCAACTCAATCTACAAAAGGTGGTTGTAAAAAATGACAAGCAATCTCAAGAATTAACCTTGGAATACACCAATTGGGAAACCTTCGGACAACAGAAATTTCCTAGAAATGTTAAAATAATTATAAAAAAACAAAAAACAGATCAAATTATCATCGAAAATACGAACTTTGACTTTTCGAGGATGGATACGCCCTATTCAGTGCCGTCTAACTATACAAAGACCGAGATTAAATGA
- a CDS encoding lipopolysaccharide biosynthesis protein gives MYKKLLSQTIIYGIGAILPRIILFILNPLLINQIENKDFAIFTNLYALISFVNIVLSFGFETAFFRFSSQQENEKKTFNTSFWFLFAMSGIFLFFCILFNQPIANLLGYENNPEYILWFALIAFFDNLCVIPFAWLRFHNMPIKYSAVRVVQSVFQAIFTAVLLLYIPQNIPQSFGLTEKVSYPFFSNLAASFLGFALLSPILLKVRFSFDIALFKKMIKYSVPLMIAGLAFMVNENFDKFIQIYLIPNEEAGAYGGVYKLAVLMTLFVTAYRMGIEPFFFKQMDKGDAKNTYAKITEYFTFFAAIVAMGIIANISWLKHLLIPNSSYWIAIDIIPIIVLANLFFGIYYNFSTWYKVTDRTEVGTFISWVGAIINIVFNYIVLYYYQSFIGSAWVTFASYFVMMLISYFLGQKYYPIPYRIKKMALLLIILFAFSYITVVLSHYNFWVGNALFLLYLGIVVYSEKDLLLSKIKKLK, from the coding sequence TTGTATAAGAAACTTTTAAGTCAAACGATTATCTATGGGATTGGGGCAATACTTCCTCGTATTATACTTTTCATCCTCAACCCACTACTTATCAACCAAATAGAGAATAAAGATTTTGCAATTTTCACCAACCTTTACGCTCTTATTTCGTTTGTAAACATTGTATTATCCTTTGGTTTCGAAACCGCTTTTTTCCGATTTTCTTCACAGCAAGAGAATGAGAAAAAAACTTTTAACACTTCATTTTGGTTTCTATTTGCCATGTCGGGAATATTCTTATTCTTTTGCATCTTATTTAACCAGCCTATAGCCAACCTACTAGGTTATGAAAATAACCCTGAATATATATTATGGTTTGCCTTAATTGCATTTTTTGACAATTTATGCGTCATTCCTTTTGCCTGGTTAAGATTCCACAATATGCCTATTAAATACTCTGCTGTAAGAGTAGTTCAATCAGTATTTCAAGCTATTTTTACCGCAGTATTGCTGTTGTACATTCCCCAAAACATTCCTCAGAGCTTTGGGCTTACCGAAAAAGTTTCCTATCCTTTCTTCAGCAACTTGGCAGCTAGTTTTTTAGGCTTCGCACTACTATCTCCTATTCTACTGAAAGTAAGATTTAGCTTTGATATTGCCTTATTTAAGAAGATGATTAAATATTCCGTTCCCCTAATGATTGCTGGGCTAGCCTTCATGGTGAATGAAAATTTTGATAAATTCATCCAAATTTACCTTATTCCTAATGAAGAAGCCGGGGCTTATGGAGGAGTATACAAACTTGCCGTGCTGATGACGCTTTTTGTTACCGCTTACCGCATGGGGATTGAGCCTTTCTTCTTTAAACAAATGGACAAAGGAGACGCTAAGAATACTTATGCTAAAATCACCGAATATTTTACTTTCTTCGCGGCTATTGTAGCCATGGGCATCATCGCTAACATCTCTTGGCTAAAACATTTGCTTATCCCTAACAGCTCTTACTGGATAGCCATTGATATTATTCCTATTATTGTTTTAGCTAATTTATTTTTTGGAATTTACTATAACTTTTCTACATGGTACAAGGTAACCGACAGAACCGAAGTCGGAACTTTTATCTCATGGGTTGGAGCCATTATTAACATCGTATTCAACTATATTGTTTTATATTATTACCAAAGTTTTATTGGCTCTGCATGGGTAACCTTCGCCTCCTATTTTGTAATGATGCTAATCTCTTACTTCCTAGGACAGAAATACTACCCTATCCCTTACCGAATCAAAAAAATGGCACTATTGCTCATAATATTATTTGCGTTTAGCTATATTACGGTGGTTCTATCTCATTATAATTTCTGGGTAGGAAATGCCTTATTTTTACTCTACCTAGGTATTGTAGTATATAGCGAAAAAGATTTATTATTGTCAAAAATTAAAAAATTAAAATAA
- a CDS encoding thioredoxin fold domain-containing protein has product MKKVLAIFGIFIAISLQAQIKWMTMSEVTEAMKTKPKKILIDFYADWCGPCKLMDKQTYTQPEIAKYINDHFYPVKFNAEGNEKFFFNGRDFSNPGYKKTSGRGVQHEFARFMNIYSYPSTVFLDEGFSPITNIMGFFKPKEFEPYLSLIATSAYKNIKTREQWEKFQSSFKSKIKD; this is encoded by the coding sequence ATGAAGAAAGTACTTGCGATTTTTGGGATTTTTATAGCAATTAGCCTACAAGCTCAGATAAAATGGATGACAATGTCTGAAGTAACCGAAGCTATGAAAACCAAACCTAAAAAAATATTGATTGATTTTTATGCTGATTGGTGTGGCCCTTGTAAGTTAATGGACAAACAAACCTATACCCAGCCAGAAATTGCAAAGTATATTAATGATCATTTTTATCCTGTAAAATTTAACGCTGAAGGAAATGAAAAATTCTTCTTCAATGGTAGAGATTTTTCTAACCCTGGATATAAGAAAACTTCCGGAAGAGGAGTGCAACATGAATTTGCTCGTTTTATGAACATCTACTCTTATCCATCCACCGTTTTCTTAGATGAAGGTTTTTCTCCTATTACCAATATTATGGGATTCTTCAAACCTAAGGAGTTTGAACCTTACTTATCATTAATCGCTACTAGCGCTTATAAAAACATTAAAACAAGAGAACAATGGGAGAAATTCCAGTCGAGTTTTAAATCTAAAATTAAGGATTAA
- a CDS encoding peptide MFS transporter translates to MNLTLQEIQGFKGKYPKQIWSLFFSEMWERFCFYGMRGMLVFFMIHQLNFHEKEANLQYGATQAFVYAFTFIGGLFADKILGFRKSLFWGGLLMIIGSTLLAIDPHLHFYLGLSFIIIGTGFFKPNISTMVGELYKEGDHRTDAGFSLFYAGINLGAFLGGYICVAIGKGYMLENVISEAHRWNVAFGLAAIGMIISLINFQFTKRILGPIGLQPGHKDALVQKKPLPKWAEFAVYGGTLILIPIIQTMVAKTEYTDYFMYTIGPATLLYLFYEMTKVSSTERKKLFAALIFIIFSILFWGIYEQSGGSLSIFAAKNLNDSLLGLTVDPNGVNNSGGAFFIILLAPLFGLLWMWLAKKKWEPNTIVKFGLGFILLGVGYYVLFSTRWFSTDGVSSLNIFTLALLVITFGELCLSPIGLSIMTKLSPTKLQGIMMGMWFLASAYGQYVAGLIGASLAEAKEGSTAAQSLITYTDGYKTLGLYALVAGVVLIVISPLIKKLMQGVK, encoded by the coding sequence ATGAATTTAACACTACAAGAAATTCAGGGATTTAAAGGAAAATATCCTAAACAAATCTGGAGCCTTTTCTTCTCTGAAATGTGGGAGCGTTTTTGCTTCTACGGAATGCGAGGAATGCTCGTATTTTTCATGATTCACCAACTTAATTTTCATGAAAAAGAAGCCAACTTGCAATACGGAGCTACCCAAGCTTTTGTATATGCTTTCACCTTTATTGGAGGACTTTTTGCCGATAAAATATTAGGATTTAGGAAATCCTTATTCTGGGGAGGCTTATTAATGATTATCGGGAGTACCTTACTTGCAATAGATCCTCATCTCCATTTTTACTTAGGACTATCCTTTATTATTATTGGTACAGGATTCTTTAAACCGAACATTTCTACCATGGTAGGAGAACTCTACAAAGAGGGAGACCACCGTACAGATGCAGGTTTTTCTTTATTTTACGCAGGTATTAACCTCGGTGCATTTTTAGGAGGGTATATTTGTGTAGCGATTGGTAAGGGATATATGTTGGAGAATGTAATTTCCGAAGCCCACCGTTGGAATGTAGCTTTCGGGCTTGCTGCTATAGGGATGATTATCAGCTTAATCAATTTTCAATTCACCAAAAGGATATTAGGTCCTATAGGTTTACAACCTGGGCATAAAGATGCTCTTGTGCAAAAAAAACCTCTTCCTAAATGGGCTGAGTTTGCGGTATATGGTGGGACTTTAATCCTTATCCCTATTATCCAAACAATGGTTGCAAAAACAGAGTATACAGATTATTTCATGTACACCATTGGGCCTGCTACCCTTTTATACCTCTTTTATGAAATGACAAAAGTAAGTTCTACAGAGCGTAAAAAACTATTTGCAGCACTTATCTTTATTATTTTCTCTATTCTGTTCTGGGGTATCTACGAACAAAGTGGAGGATCTCTCAGCATCTTCGCTGCTAAAAACCTCAACGACTCTCTTTTAGGCCTTACCGTGGATCCTAACGGTGTCAACAATTCTGGAGGAGCATTCTTCATCATCCTATTAGCTCCTTTATTTGGACTTCTTTGGATGTGGTTAGCAAAAAAAAAATGGGAGCCTAACACCATTGTAAAATTTGGATTAGGCTTCATCCTACTAGGAGTTGGATATTATGTTCTATTTTCAACCCGATGGTTCTCTACAGATGGAGTATCATCCCTTAATATCTTTACTTTAGCATTATTGGTAATCACCTTTGGGGAACTTTGCCTTTCTCCTATCGGATTATCTATTATGACAAAGCTTTCTCCAACTAAGTTACAAGGGATTATGATGGGGATGTGGTTCTTAGCTTCCGCTTATGGACAATATGTAGCGGGACTAATAGGAGCTAGCCTAGCAGAAGCCAAAGAAGGAAGTACTGCGGCACAAAGTTTGATAACCTACACCGATGGATACAAAACCTTAGGCCTTTATGCATTGGTTGCAGGAGTTGTTTTAATAGTAATTTCTCCTCTTATCAAAAAACTTATGCAAGGTGTAAAATAA
- a CDS encoding peptide MFS transporter, with protein MSAQNTGLFSSKVLGHPSGLFVLFFTEMWERFSFYGMRVLLIQFLTATVINGGWGWSAEQAGALYGTYAMLLYLTPIIGGLIADKYTGSRNAVIIGAIIMTIGHASMALESKTTFFIGLACLVLGTGFFKPNMPSILGEMYKELPDKKDGAYTIFYMGVNSGAFFGMMLCGYLAERIGWHYGFGLAGIFMLLGTLQFWLAKPLFGNIGALKKEEEKSTLTAQQIEEEKETKNPFTKLDYFLIVLVSVIGLSYAFNDPLSKNGVIDIFKFLDTPALRGQSIIAIFALVIFLYLVISRILRYGKIIRDRMFAVMLLAFFLMFYFMSFEQGATSLVLVARDYTHRGLEGGALLAFNIVNTCLTVIPLLIISVVLFLLAKATWTKISLSNIILFICFAAIWACAIWMLSSEFSKEASEITVSWFSILNSFFIISLASTVSKLWDSKYNPPAAFKYGFGLLLVALGFLILGIGSVGLGEGVKMSMIFLILTYLFHTLGELFISPVGLSYVSKLVPAKMLAFMFGMWYLALAIAQKLAAILGGQIEVIKESYSLSHFFFLFTLIPAAAGILVMFLHPLLKKLMHGIK; from the coding sequence ATGAGTGCACAAAACACAGGATTGTTTAGCTCTAAAGTTTTAGGGCATCCTTCGGGACTTTTTGTATTGTTTTTCACAGAGATGTGGGAGCGTTTCTCTTTTTATGGAATGCGTGTATTGCTAATCCAATTTCTTACTGCTACAGTCATTAATGGAGGGTGGGGATGGTCCGCAGAACAAGCGGGGGCTCTCTACGGAACCTATGCCATGCTCCTTTACCTTACCCCTATTATCGGTGGGCTTATCGCCGACAAATATACAGGCTCCCGAAATGCTGTAATTATCGGTGCTATCATTATGACAATTGGCCATGCCTCAATGGCTTTAGAATCCAAGACTACCTTCTTTATCGGTTTAGCTTGCTTGGTTTTAGGTACCGGTTTCTTCAAACCTAATATGCCTTCTATTTTAGGAGAAATGTATAAAGAACTTCCTGACAAAAAAGATGGTGCTTATACCATATTTTACATGGGAGTTAACTCTGGTGCTTTCTTTGGGATGATGCTCTGTGGCTATCTTGCCGAAAGAATTGGGTGGCATTATGGCTTTGGGCTAGCAGGAATATTTATGTTACTAGGAACTCTACAATTCTGGTTAGCAAAGCCCCTTTTCGGTAATATTGGCGCTCTAAAAAAAGAGGAAGAAAAATCTACCCTCACCGCCCAACAAATAGAAGAGGAAAAAGAAACCAAAAATCCATTTACCAAGCTTGATTATTTCCTAATCGTTTTGGTTTCTGTTATTGGTTTATCTTATGCTTTTAACGACCCTCTTTCTAAAAATGGAGTAATTGATATCTTCAAATTCTTAGACACCCCAGCTCTCAGGGGGCAGAGTATTATCGCTATTTTTGCTTTGGTTATCTTCCTTTATTTGGTAATCTCTAGAATCTTACGATACGGAAAAATTATCCGAGATCGTATGTTTGCTGTAATGCTTCTTGCCTTCTTCTTAATGTTTTACTTTATGAGTTTTGAGCAAGGAGCAACTTCCTTAGTATTGGTTGCCAGAGACTATACTCATAGAGGTTTAGAAGGTGGTGCTTTACTCGCCTTTAATATCGTTAATACTTGCTTAACGGTGATTCCTCTACTGATTATTTCTGTTGTACTCTTTTTGCTGGCTAAAGCTACTTGGACTAAAATATCCCTATCCAATATTATATTATTCATTTGTTTTGCAGCTATTTGGGCTTGTGCTATTTGGATGCTAAGTAGTGAGTTCTCAAAAGAAGCTTCAGAAATTACTGTTTCTTGGTTTTCCATCCTTAACTCATTCTTTATCATATCACTAGCTTCAACAGTATCTAAACTTTGGGATTCTAAATACAATCCTCCAGCAGCCTTCAAATACGGATTTGGATTATTATTAGTTGCCTTAGGCTTTTTAATCCTAGGAATAGGATCTGTAGGATTGGGAGAAGGCGTAAAAATGTCGATGATTTTCTTAATCCTAACTTACCTTTTCCACACCTTAGGAGAGTTGTTTATCTCTCCTGTAGGACTATCTTATGTTTCAAAATTAGTTCCTGCAAAAATGCTTGCCTTCATGTTCGGGATGTGGTACCTTGCTTTAGCAATCGCTCAAAAATTAGCTGCTATCCTTGGGGGACAAATTGAGGTTATTAAAGAAAGTTATTCACTTAGTCATTTCTTCTTCCTATTCACCTTAATCCCAGCTGCAGCAGGAATCTTGGTCATGTTTTTACATCCATTATTGAAAAAATTAATGCATGGCATCAAATAA
- the katG gene encoding catalase/peroxidase HPI, with the protein MENSTSKCPFFHGTNTKTEDTLNHWWPNALNLDILAQNDLKRNPMDPDFDYKKAFSQLDYQQLKADLTTLMTSNPTWLKADHGHFGGLLIRMAWHSAGTYRKSDGRGGSNTGNQRFSPINSWPDNAGLDRARRLLWPIKKKYGDNLSWGDLFILAGNVAYESMGLKTFGFGGGREDIWQPEVDTYWGPEHEWLAATKNRYANDKDRESLDSPLAAVQMGLIYVNPEGVDGKPNPMRTAIDIKKTFGEMSMDIEETVALIAGGHTVGKMHGNGDASQLGEAPEGADITAQGLGWLGKNGEIQNAVYSGIEGAWTTTPNQWNQEYFYLLLTYEWKLTISPAGANQWEPVNIKEEDMPLDAHNPNIRRNPVMTDADMALKDDPEFRAVSDKFFHNPEYFNDVFARAWFKLTHRDLGPKNRYLGPEVPQEDLIWQDPIPAGNKDLTKTDINELKTLILNSGLTASELISTAWDSARTFRKTDFRGGANGSRIRLAPQRSWEGNEPERLNKVLSVLEKIKHEFNKDISIADLIVLGGSISIEKAAEKAGFNIEVPFTPGRGDANEAQTDAASFDVLEPVHDGFRNYMKTDFDSAPEELLVARASLMGLTAPEMTVLVGGMRVLDTNFGDSKEGVLTNRPGVLTNDFFVNITDMDNMWTPAGKNKYHIIDRTAHKIKWGASRTDLIFGSNSVLRAYSEVYAQDNNQEKFVKDFVKAWVKVMEADRFDIH; encoded by the coding sequence ATGGAAAATTCAACATCTAAATGCCCATTTTTTCACGGTACTAACACTAAAACAGAAGATACTTTGAATCACTGGTGGCCCAATGCCCTTAACCTAGATATCTTAGCACAAAATGATCTGAAAAGGAATCCAATGGATCCCGACTTCGATTATAAAAAAGCCTTTTCTCAACTAGATTATCAGCAATTAAAAGCAGACCTTACCACTCTTATGACCTCCAACCCTACTTGGCTAAAAGCAGACCATGGACATTTCGGTGGACTTCTTATCCGTATGGCTTGGCATAGCGCAGGGACTTATAGAAAATCCGATGGCCGAGGAGGAAGTAATACAGGAAACCAACGTTTCTCCCCTATAAATAGCTGGCCTGATAATGCTGGATTAGATAGAGCAAGACGCCTACTTTGGCCTATTAAGAAAAAATATGGCGATAACTTATCTTGGGGAGACCTTTTTATTTTAGCAGGAAATGTAGCCTATGAATCTATGGGATTAAAAACCTTTGGCTTTGGTGGTGGTCGTGAAGATATTTGGCAACCTGAAGTAGACACCTATTGGGGGCCTGAACATGAATGGCTAGCAGCCACTAAAAACCGATATGCCAACGATAAAGACAGAGAATCTCTAGACAGCCCTCTTGCAGCGGTACAAATGGGACTTATCTATGTTAATCCTGAAGGGGTAGATGGAAAACCCAACCCTATGAGAACAGCTATAGACATCAAAAAAACATTCGGGGAAATGTCTATGGATATTGAAGAAACTGTTGCTTTAATCGCTGGAGGACATACCGTTGGAAAAATGCATGGTAATGGGGATGCTTCCCAACTAGGAGAAGCTCCTGAAGGAGCCGACATCACCGCTCAAGGGCTAGGTTGGCTAGGTAAAAATGGAGAAATACAAAACGCTGTATATAGTGGTATAGAAGGTGCTTGGACTACTACCCCTAACCAATGGAATCAAGAGTATTTCTATCTTCTTTTAACCTATGAATGGAAATTAACCATCAGCCCTGCTGGAGCCAACCAATGGGAACCTGTAAACATCAAAGAGGAAGATATGCCTTTGGATGCTCATAATCCTAATATACGCAGAAATCCAGTAATGACAGATGCGGATATGGCCTTAAAAGACGATCCTGAATTTAGAGCGGTATCCGATAAATTCTTCCATAATCCTGAATATTTTAATGATGTATTTGCTAGAGCTTGGTTTAAACTTACCCACCGAGATCTAGGCCCTAAAAACAGATATCTAGGCCCTGAAGTCCCTCAAGAAGATCTTATTTGGCAAGACCCTATTCCTGCTGGAAATAAAGATTTAACCAAAACTGATATTAATGAGCTAAAAACACTCATCTTAAATTCGGGATTAACAGCCTCTGAACTTATCAGTACCGCTTGGGACAGTGCGAGAACCTTCAGAAAAACCGACTTCCGTGGTGGAGCCAATGGATCTAGAATACGTTTAGCTCCTCAGCGTTCTTGGGAAGGAAATGAACCTGAAAGATTAAATAAAGTACTTTCTGTATTAGAAAAAATAAAACACGAATTTAACAAAGACATCAGTATTGCTGACCTTATCGTCTTAGGAGGTAGCATCTCTATTGAAAAAGCTGCAGAAAAAGCGGGCTTCAATATTGAAGTTCCTTTTACCCCTGGCCGTGGAGACGCCAATGAAGCCCAAACCGATGCTGCAAGTTTTGATGTTTTAGAACCCGTACATGATGGTTTTAGGAATTATATGAAAACAGACTTCGACTCTGCTCCTGAGGAGCTTCTTGTTGCTAGAGCTTCACTAATGGGATTAACCGCTCCTGAAATGACCGTCTTGGTAGGTGGTATGCGTGTTCTAGACACCAACTTTGGAGACAGTAAAGAAGGTGTACTTACCAATCGCCCTGGCGTTTTAACCAATGATTTCTTCGTAAACATTACTGATATGGACAATATGTGGACACCAGCTGGAAAAAACAAATACCATATCATTGATCGAACTGCTCACAAAATAAAATGGGGAGCATCCAGAACAGATTTAATTTTCGGGTCTAATTCTGTTTTACGTGCTTATTCAGAGGTATATGCTCAGGATAACAATCAAGAAAAATTTGTAAAAGATTTTGTAAAAGCTTGGGTAAAAGTAATGGAAGCTGACCGATTTGATATTCATTAA
- a CDS encoding hydrogen peroxide-inducible genes activator encodes MTIQQIKYVLALDIYRHFVKAAESCFVTQSTLTIQVKKLEEEIGCELFDRSVQPLVPTPMGEQFILKARKIDFALQDLKDTFNQEFNRIEGKFRLGIIPTLAPYLLPLFLGEFLEKHPKTILEIEELESETILSYLKLGRLDLGLLSTPTHEAGIREIPLFYEPFLLYSNLHNNILQSEDRIKVEQLEKDKIWLLAKGHCFRNQMMNFCNLSTETCSIQNLHLGGGSIETLKKMIKTTSGYTLIPELSVDEAVDKDYIKRLEEPEPAREISLVVQKNFTKRLLIKELKSCIVKNIPSHFQNVNKFQPVLWRT; translated from the coding sequence ATGACAATTCAGCAGATTAAGTATGTTTTGGCTTTGGATATCTATAGGCATTTTGTAAAAGCGGCGGAAAGCTGTTTTGTTACGCAATCTACATTAACCATTCAGGTGAAGAAACTGGAGGAGGAAATAGGTTGTGAGTTGTTTGATCGTAGTGTGCAACCTTTGGTTCCCACTCCCATGGGAGAGCAATTTATTTTAAAAGCACGGAAAATAGACTTTGCATTACAAGATCTGAAGGATACCTTTAACCAAGAATTTAATAGAATCGAAGGTAAGTTTAGATTAGGAATTATCCCAACGTTAGCTCCATATCTTTTGCCTTTGTTTTTAGGAGAATTTTTGGAAAAGCACCCTAAGACGATATTGGAAATAGAAGAGTTGGAAAGTGAGACAATACTTTCTTATCTTAAATTAGGAAGATTGGATTTGGGGCTTCTTTCTACTCCTACTCATGAGGCTGGAATAAGAGAGATACCTTTGTTTTATGAACCTTTTTTACTGTATTCTAACCTTCATAATAATATCCTTCAATCCGAAGATAGGATTAAAGTAGAGCAATTGGAAAAGGATAAAATTTGGTTGTTGGCAAAGGGGCATTGTTTTCGAAACCAAATGATGAATTTTTGCAATTTATCTACGGAAACATGCTCTATCCAAAATTTGCATTTGGGAGGCGGAAGTATAGAAACTTTAAAGAAAATGATAAAGACAACCTCGGGATATACACTTATTCCTGAACTGTCGGTAGATGAAGCAGTAGATAAAGATTATATAAAGCGACTAGAAGAGCCAGAACCAGCTAGGGAAATAAGCCTTGTCGTTCAAAAGAACTTTACAAAACGACTGTTGATAAAGGAGTTGAAATCTTGTATCGTCAAGAATATTCCATCTCATTTTCAGAATGTAAATAAGTTTCAACCTGTTTTATGGCGGACATAA
- a CDS encoding peptide MFS transporter translates to MEAVQQKGHPKGLYLLFFTEMWERFSYYGMRAILILYLTKKLFEGGLGMDEGSATLLYGYFTGLVYFTPLIGGWLADKYLGKRLAITIGGITMMIGQFVLFGINNMTGLYLGLFLLIIGNGFFKPNISTLVGGLYKDGDERRDSAFSIFYMGINLGALIAPFIIGYFTDNLFKTTNTDGTISYGYRYGFLAAGVGMLLGQIIFNTFAQKYLGDLGKKPVGSQQTEGENQEQLKSVNPVTGKELTSGEEKQRVSVIFILFLFAVFFWAGFEQAGSSLSLYTDKFIDRTVLGYEIPTSWFQSVNPIFIVTLAPLFAIFWNSKLGSKLSTPIKMGSGMVILGIGFWFMLGAVAERNANGSIEDVANKAGIMWLIMTYLFHTIGELCLSPVGLSIVTKLSPPKLASILMAVWLLSSSIANFIGGFLASIVESLGAGQVFSYISGFVILCGLLLIVLNKFIGKMMHGVK, encoded by the coding sequence ATGGAAGCAGTACAACAAAAAGGTCATCCTAAGGGATTGTATCTTTTATTTTTCACTGAAATGTGGGAGCGTTTTTCTTACTATGGGATGAGAGCTATCCTTATCCTTTACCTTACCAAAAAATTATTTGAAGGAGGTTTGGGCATGGATGAAGGAAGTGCCACTTTATTATACGGATACTTTACAGGTTTAGTTTACTTTACCCCACTTATTGGAGGGTGGTTGGCTGATAAGTATCTCGGCAAAAGACTTGCCATTACTATTGGTGGGATTACGATGATGATAGGGCAGTTTGTATTGTTTGGCATTAATAATATGACGGGACTTTATCTAGGTTTATTCCTTTTAATTATCGGAAACGGATTCTTCAAACCCAATATTTCTACCCTAGTAGGAGGGTTGTATAAAGATGGTGATGAAAGAAGAGACTCTGCCTTCTCTATATTTTACATGGGAATTAACCTAGGTGCTTTAATTGCTCCTTTTATTATTGGTTACTTCACCGATAACCTATTTAAAACAACTAATACCGATGGGACTATTTCTTATGGATATCGTTATGGTTTCCTAGCTGCGGGAGTAGGGATGCTATTGGGGCAAATTATCTTCAACACCTTTGCTCAAAAATACCTTGGAGACTTAGGTAAAAAACCTGTAGGAAGCCAACAAACCGAAGGAGAAAATCAAGAGCAATTGAAATCCGTTAACCCTGTTACAGGAAAAGAGCTTACCTCAGGTGAAGAAAAACAAAGAGTTTCTGTAATCTTCATTTTATTCCTATTTGCGGTATTTTTCTGGGCAGGTTTCGAGCAAGCAGGATCTTCTCTATCATTATATACCGATAAATTTATTGATAGAACTGTATTAGGCTATGAGATCCCAACTTCTTGGTTTCAATCTGTAAACCCTATCTTTATTGTTACTTTAGCTCCTTTATTTGCTATCTTCTGGAACTCTAAATTAGGAAGTAAGCTATCCACACCTATTAAAATGGGTTCAGGAATGGTAATCCTAGGCATAGGTTTCTGGTTTATGCTAGGTGCTGTTGCTGAAAGAAACGCTAATGGTAGTATAGAAGATGTAGCCAACAAAGCAGGAATCATGTGGCTTATTATGACCTACTTATTCCACACTATTGGGGAACTTTGCCTTTCTCCAGTGGGGCTATCTATTGTTACGAAATTATCTCCTCCAAAATTAGCATCTATCCTAATGGCGGTATGGTTGCTATCTTCATCTATCGCTAACTTTATTGGAGGCTTCTTAGCTTCTATTGTTGAAAGCTTAGGAGCTGGACAAGTGTTCAGTTACATTTCAGGATTTGTTATCCTTTGCGGATTATTACTTATTGTACTTAACAAATTCATCGGTAAGATGATGCACGGAGTAAAATAA